From the Candidatus Eisenbacteria bacterium genome, the window CCCGGGGCCGGCCGACCTCCCGTTTTGAACGTTTGTACCTGGTACGAAGTTGGGTAGACGTTTTGAACGTCTGTACCAGGTACAAGGGGGACCAGGACTGGAGTATGTATCGGATACCGACGCGCGCCATGAGGACGAAAAGGCTGATGGAGCGTCCGTTTCGGGGAAGATAGGCGAAAGAGGTAAAAGAGGTATCAGGTACGTCTCAACCAGGAAGAAAGAGGTATCAGGTACGTCTCAGGAAAGGTATCAGGTACCGTGGATCACGTACGCTGGATGCGCCTCGCGCTTCTTGAAGCGGAGGAGGCGGCACGAGAGGGGGAGGTCCCGGTCGGCGCGGTCGTCATCCACGAAGGGCGTGTGATCGGGCGGGGCCACAACCGGGTCGAGGGGACGAACGACCCAACCGCGCACGCCGAGATCCTCGCGATCGGCGCTGCCGCCGAGGCGCTCGGCTCGTGGAGGCTCGAAGGCGCGACCCTCTACGTCACGCTCGAACCGTGCTTCATGTGCGCGGGGGCGA encodes:
- the tadA gene encoding tRNA adenosine(34) deaminase TadA, whose amino-acid sequence is MDHVRWMRLALLEAEEAAREGEVPVGAVVIHEGRVIGRGHNRVEGTNDPTAHAEILAIGAAAEALGSWRLEGATLYVTLEPCFMCAGAIVLARLDRLVFGATDPKAGACVSLAGVVQDPRLNHRVDLLHGILETESRALLEDFFRKKREEAEGTPREDG